The DNA sequence TTTCTCACCAGTAAAAGACGGTGGTGGGACCTCGGCCTACCAATCCTGGATCAGATGTTATAAGGGAAGGTGCAACGTGTCGGTATCCGCGATCGAACTGGTGGGGATTTCACACGGTTCCTGGAGGAATTTCGGGATCTTCATTGTATCGTGAATCCTGCGTTGAGTGATCTAGTCGGAGATCGTACGCAAAGTGGCGCGGTGCTTGGTTATTCGTCTCGATCGTTTTCAGATTTCATCGTCTGACTCCAACGTTTCCGGTAATCAGCCGAATCTTTCAGTCGTCGAGCGAATTTTTGAGGGTTCCGTGATCTTTTTTCGAACTTTCGTTTAATCGACCGATTGACGGAAGAGGCGCCAgaaggaataaaaaagaaatattcaacACGACGATTAATATTTTGggtattaatattttgagtatatgtatatcgtgaTTACACCTGATACTGATTTTTCTTTAGTGTCGTGAATCATCCTCTGTGAATGCCGAAAAATGCCACAGGCAGCCCACGAAACGAAAAACATCTTAACCACGTACTTTATATTGATCCTCTTGCTGATTTGCCTCTGGTTGTTGTACTCGGGATTGTTTTAACTCTAGAATACATTCCTCGCCATGGTAAGTTCGCTTGCGATTATCCCTTGTAGACAATTGCTACGTAACGTCTGCTTCCTATTGTAGTGATCATTGAAGTCTCCGCAACAATGGTGCACTCTGTTACTTTACAACAAAATCTTTGCTTCATAGTAAAGTGTTGtatattatcatttttatttttgttgattttaGGAGTGAAGTAAGAAGCACGAAGAGTACCACACACGTTCGTCGATAACCAGATATCCTTGATAGATCTACGATTACTCAGGATATGCCAGATACCAGTTTTTCCTTCATCCAATTAACGACTGCTCCCTCTCCGCGTCGCATTTGCGACGATACCTGTTTCAAAATGAAGGAGACAAGCGTAATCCACTTAAGCTCTTTCAACGTTCTCTATGAGTTTCATGTTCGTCTACCCTTTTTCCCTACGATTTTATGTATTTCACGGACACGATAATTGGACGTCAAAGAGATAGTTctatttctaataaaaggaATAGCCAAATTTAAGGTGGTTTCGTCAGAAACAGGGGCGTGACTGTACTAGTACGATGATCAAAGGGACCCGTATATGTTTCTCtcgtaaatttgaaaaattgtaccGCACAGGGACGACTATCGGGGCTGGTTACACACGTGGAAACGCGTTCGCCCGATGGCGAGCCAAACTCTGTGTGTAAATGTTGGAAACCAAATAAAGGGGGAAGAAATACTCGGCTGAAAAATCGAGGAAAAAATATCGAGTGCTCGCGCGTAGATAGAAAACATCTCGGGGTATACGTACGATGGTTAAGAAATACGTGGGTGTTAAGTCGAAAATAGCAACCGATGGTTCCAGCTCTTTTCGTCGCTACACGACGGTGGTAACACGTCCAATGTACAGAAAACTAAATCGGTATTTTCGATAGCACTTCCGAAAATAGACGATATGAACACACCTCACCTATCCTGAATATTTCCACGATATGAACACGTCCACGCGATACTGACCGAATTTCCACGGTTATTGCGCAACTTATTCGCTGCTATTTGTCGTGGATCGTGTTACCGATTCTGCCGTCGATTTCGAGTGTCtcgaatatttttacttataaATAGAATACCCTTAAGGAATGTTAATCGCCTTCCCTTCCTTCAATGTATCACAGCGAGAAACATTATCCTCCGCCTTTCCTGTTCCTCCGCCATCGAATAAACGTACATTTTCCTATCTCTCGTCGCATAATTTTACAGAACTTTCCACGGCCGTTCTAGATCGCTTTCAAAACGTTCCTATCGTATTACACGGCCATGACGAGAATTAATTACGCTGGCAGGCAACGGGGGAAGCGTGACTTCCGGTTTCGACACGGATCGAGACAAGTAGGCTGCACCGAGACAGCAATTAACCATCCTCGCACGTAATCCAGGAATTCGTAGTTCTTGGGTCTGTTGATTAAAGGTCTGTCCGACCAAGTGACATAACCACGAGGATAGAACATCAAAGCGAAAACACGGCGtggcaaatatttttactggTCGATGGGTGGTAAACGTTGCCTCCGTTGGCGTTCCAGTAATCGCTCGAAATAGATCTAATTGCTCCAGATTCTCGCTGACTACGTGTGCTGGCCTGAGTTACACAATAAACCGCGTGTGGAATCCACGTAACGAATCGTTCGGACAAATTATTAGCTTGCGGTATCGGAAAAATCCACAGTTTCGATACAAAAGTATTCTCACAGGGAGAGAGAACGTTGCTAGATCTGTTCGaggaatttattgaaatttaataaacacGTCGGCGACCGTTTACAAAGATCTCGTTGGTTGTGTGGTCTGTTTGAACCTCGTGCCTCTTATGCGCAAAGATTGCGCGACAATATAGGTAAACGAAGTAAACTATCTCCATGACGCTGAGGAAGCTGCATCCAAGGAACAAGCTAAAGATTCCACCGACTGATGCTGAAACGTAAAATAGCTTTTAAAGAAACTTATCTTAATGACGAAATGACAAGAATGTTTAAGCTCGGTACCTAAGAGATAAGTTTCGTCGGCGGCTGATAGAGTTAGCAGCATCTGGAAAGTTTGCGAATACATGTAAACTTTGATCGCAGTACCTTTGTCCGTCGTATTCCTGAAAGTAAATGTGctcgaaataaaaagaaatgtctaaataaaaatttagagaataaatcaataaatgcGAATTTAACTCACGGCAAGCTGGCTTTCGTCAGAGATATCAAATTAGGGGAATTATCGTAGTTCATGTTCTCGCACGGTGTTCTACAAGAGCAGGTGAAATTCTCGTTCTGTATGTCCTTCACGATACCTATCAATTTCGTATTCCTCTGGATGCAAGGCAAATGTTCTATCTCGCAACGCTaaaaatcgatcgaattgtaatTTTGATGTTCGcgttaaatatctttttacgATAACAGAATGTGTTTACTGAGATGTTGTAGGACTCAGCTATGTTGTCGTAGATGAATGGTAAGCATCCGCATAGCTGTATCATGGCCTTGACTCTACAATTTGCGTAACAATTCGAGTAGCGataaacagaaaaatattccaaagtGTTCTGATCCTCCGCTATGCATACGGGGACTAACTGTTTCTCTTTATTACGATGTTGAAGTCCTGCTGGCTTTTGAATGAGTTCCGGTTTTATGGCGATCTGCAATTCAACGATAATGCATTCTAGTAATCTCTACCTGTTTTATATCGAATAAATTACCTCCAACTCATGGTTCACTTGCAAGGTGTACATATTAGTATTAAGACCAGGATAATCCATTCTGTGATGTATCAATACCTGGTAAGAAAAAAAGGGGCGTgagtaaattaatattttttgaaattcgACTTAATCGATCGTTCCGCGAAGTCGTTTTTCCGTACCACCATGCCATTACTATTCACGACTCTCGTGGAACTACGCATGTCGTCTTGGGTGATCATGAACATTTCTTTATTGAACACGAGCTTTAAGCCGCTCCATAGTCCAAAATCAGCGGAACTCAAAGGCTTCGGTTTTGGTTGTCCCCTTTATATTATCCAGAAGGAAATGATCTTGGTTAcattaattaaacgaaagaaatcattctagttataataatataatttctcgGATTTCTAGGATATTATCGAGATACTTGCTTCTGGGATCCTACGTAATTCTCAAGAAGATAGTTAAAGGAGCAACATAGTCCGTAAGAACTATACGAATGTTTAATGGATTTAGTGCAATCTATGCGTTCCGTACTCCACCAACACGATTCGAACATGTCCTCGCAATTGATTAGAGTTTTCACGAATCTCGCCACGCTCCACTTATTGGCATccaaaaattcttttaatttgtCCATTTGTTTAAACTCTTTATTCATGTACGGATGAGTTATAAGATGTCCGTAGCTGTattcaatttgaaattatttcatctATATTTCTTGATGTTTCTTGATAATTTTACTTGATATATATACGCACTTCAACATCTCTAACGCGAGTTCTCTGCTCACGTTCTCGGGTAAGATGGAGTTCTCCAAAATGGCCAGGCGTTTCTTCAGAGGAATTGGTATAGATGGACAAATGGTTACAGCAGGAAATGGCGCGCGGAATATCGGGGCATCGAAGGTTTGTATGTACGTGTTGGTCGGATTCTCGTTGTAACGACGCAAAAATTGCATTAACATCAAGCTCAAACCTGAAACGAGACGCGCGTTTAGTCGCGTGTACCTTTTTAGATGATGTACCTCGAAGGAATGACAAGTACAGACGAAACAAGTTAATATGGTAAAGGCCCACAGGATCTTCCCAAGAACTCCGACTTCTATATTCGTTTTACCGAAATATTGCAAACCATGTACAGAAGTGCTCTCCAGATAATCTGTTAAAACTTCTCGTGGTGTTGgatttttttcctctttcttcgttGATTCGGTTACATCCTTCGTGAGATCTGATTTGACGTTCACGTTAATTTTAGCAATTGATTGTCTTAGAATCGTGTCATTATGCTTCGTATCGAGATATAAGAAGTTCTGATTTTGGTTGTTGAATATTTTCGACATGGTTATCGTGGTATTTTTACGGTTTAACAAGCTTTCTGAGTATGTTCCTAGTTGATTGTTGCTTTAGTAACGTTCACGAAGCGATACTGATTCTTGAAATGCAGAATAATGCGTTTTATCATAGCACAACAGGATCGCGTGTCTGGTGTTCATGTAAATTATTCACTAactatttgaaaatttaatagaacATGTATGGTGTGGATGCTTACCGATCTTATCGCGATTAATGACACACTGAAATATCGAATTTGTACTCTGTTCAAGGTTCGAATAGCGATACCTATTATCTTCAGGAATAACCagttgaaatttaaaaaattcatgaTTTAATTCTCTTCCGATGTGTAGCGTACAACCGCACGATACATCGTTACAATACTTTACATATAACAACTTACAAAATTATGACCATTTCTGTCATCACTTTTTATCACTTCTTTGTGTGAGAAGGAACATATATTCTCAAGCAATTTCACTTCATGAGATGAAAATTGATTTGAGATTACAGTTTCTCCTTCGTGTTACATCGTTCTTCTCTTTccattccttttttttttttatttacaacgTAAAACAACGAAGAAAAATGCCTAGCCTACGCAGCGAGtacgaataaataaacgagGTGCACAACCAAATAATACAAAAGAGGGCTGCTAtatgtacaaaataaaaagatactCCCTTACGCTTGAACGTAAGAGAAACTTTATACACATCACAATGCTGTTAACTCGACGATCCTAATCACGACATGGAAGCTCTTCGAATGAATTTGCGTCAATGAATGCCTGGCATGGTTCGAATGTTCGAACGATTGTCCATGACGTTTCTTTTAGAAATCTTGAAACAGAGCCAGTTGTTCCGGTGGCAAGGGAGGCTGGGAACGCCAATCGGTTTCAGGATAATCGTCGAAACAGCTTGGGTCACCTGGCGCTTTTACTCGTGGTCTTATTGGTGGTGTCAGGGCTCTCTGCGGCACctatttatacaaaaaaagTGTAATATAAAATCTGTAAAATCTTACTTTGATAGAGAAAGTAATATCGTTTAGAAAACTAAGATCATttggaaaaaaatatttctctactTTAATGGAAAACTAACATTATTCAGAGAACGATTCTTACAttagtattatttattagtaCTAGAAGCTAGTATTATTTAGTAAACTATTCTTGctttaatacaaaaattaatattactgagaaaattattcatactTCAGTAAGAAACTAATACTATTTAAAAAACTATTCTTACcctaatgaaaaaaaaagaaataatttcacATTGACACTATCGATTTACTTGTGaaattcattaattaattaccaATGGCCATTCGACTAATTTAAACCAGCGATGCCTCTTCACGTCATCAGCCCCCTGTCTCATGTTCCCTAGTCTCTTCGTTCGATCTGCGATCAGAAGCTTCTTGATGAGATCCTTGGCGATTGGATCCATATGTTTTGGCCATTCTATTCTTCCACTTAATATCTTCTCATAGATGCCAAAGGGATTGTCATCGAAAAATGGCGGAAAGCCCGCTAACATTTCGTAGATGAGAACACCGAGGGCCCACCAGTCTACAGCTTTATTGTGTCCTTTGCTCTGAATTATTTCCGGCGCCAAATACTCGGGAGTGCCGCACAAAGTCCACGTCCTACAACcgataatttaaaataattgttcttCGAGATACGAAACGTTGTCCTATCGCGAGCAATTATCGATAAATTTGCCGTATGATTACATGTAGCAACGTTGAAATTGCTAATGTGTagataagaataaaaaagacCTCCCGGAGCaaagatacgatttaaaaaCTTGTAATTTAATAGTTAAATACGTATGAAATCCATACATTCCTACATGAACGATTCTAGCTTGAACAAGACAGCTgcacatattattattaaacaaatgTTTGTGTACAGACGGCACATAGTAActaagaataattaataactttCCACTTAGATTCCATCTGAATTTGCAAAAACATCtgtaatgtaattattattaatcgggtaaaaaaaaaataaatagacgATCGTTAtattacgatcgtttattattgtattaatcATTATTACGACCACtaatatattagaaataatatcCTCTTACCTATCCGTGAGTTTCTTGGAGAAACCGAAGTCTGTAATTTTCAGGTGGCCCTGGCTGTCCAAGAGAAGGTTCTCAGGCTTTAGGTCCCTGTAAACGATGTGTTTGGTGTGCAAGTATTCCAAGGCACAGACGATTTCTGCTGCATAGAAGCAGCTGGTGGGTCCGGAAAATCGGCCAGCTGCTCTCAAATAAGAGAAAAGCTCGCCACCGGCTACGAATTCTAACAGCATGTATACTCTCGCCTCGTCCCTTCCGCTCCAGAGCCTGAAACCATGCTGATGTTAAAGCGGTAATGGTACAAGAGTAGAAATTTCCATAGTAGAGAAgcagaaaaatgtaatttcgaATCTAATACAAGAGAACGAGCTATTTTCTCTGTATCTTTTACAATACATGTACAATCGTTCACGaaagattaatatttaagTATCACTCTCGTCGTTCTTAATTACGCTTTCTTTTTCAGAAACTCCTTCGTTCGACTTTCTTGATCGTACGAAGGCACTTCCTCGCGTTGGAAGCGACAGTTTTCGATCGTAACCAACGGAACAATGTTACAGCTTGTCAGCGATCGAAcgagagaaaggagaaagcAAATCCGACTTACATGTTCACGATAAAGGGATGCTTGACCTCTTTCAATACGGTGATTTCGTTTCGTACGTGTTCCACTTGTTTCAATCTGATCACGTCTACCATTGAGAGGATTTTCAACGCTAAGGGAGTTCCTTGGTGCCTGCATAGCACCACTCTGCCAAAAGTGCCTGTACCTAAGAATAAAGACTCATTAGAATCATTTAATTCGTCAATCAATGTTTCGCATTACATTTTGTTACACCTCCTACCTGTAACAAATCAATTATTTGTTAATGATCAAGATTGCATATGATTTTCAAGGCTAAGGGTGTGCCTGAAGATAAACATTCATCAGAAACTCCTGTCTTATTGTAATCAATAACCTGTCACGATCTATCctattgtaatttataataaatgatCTTCGTTGAATTCTGTTACACCTTTTGCGCATAACAAATCAATTGCTCTTTAATGATCGAGATTATCGATCGCTTACGTTCAGAAATGTGCATCTGGCAGTATGTGTCAATTATTCAAACGTTCCTTGTTCAAGGTAATGGCGCAAATAAAAAGAAGGTATCATTCGTGTTATCGATCATTCGAGGCAATGGGCAATTATCAACGCTCTCTCTAGTCGCATAATCCGTCGTCCGCGGTCTGTTTAATGCACTTTCCCACGAATGCTGGTGACTAAAGTTGGTCTGCTCAACGTACCGCGACCAATTAACAGAACAGCGATGGCTGCCGGGCCGAAATTAACCGGTAAATTGCATTTGCACGAGGTGTTCTCATCACGGACGGGCGTTTTGCGTATTTTAGAGTGGCATTATTATAAATGCGGTAAAATTGGCAGACGGCGCGAATAAGGGGCGAAACCGTGTTGTATACACTGTGAAACGATCGCGGTGACTGCCAGTGACAGCTGAAAACAAGTGTCAATGATAGAAAGACGAACAGTTTCCAGCGAAACGACGCTTtaaatatcgtgaaatttgCGTAATCGATCGTCTCTGAATCTTTTCTCGtgacataaaaaataaacgagGAAAAATAGCTTGTTTTATCGACTTGGCCCAAGATTCTGCTACGACTTAATCGTCCACTTTCGATCCGATATGATTTTCAAATTACTTTGTTGATTCTGACGCgtcgaaagtatatacgacagATACATCGATCCCGTGCGAATAAAGAGGAAGTCTTCGAGCGAGAATAGATTCGATCGGAGAAGGTTAATGTTTTAGGTAATATCGTTCATTCATCACGCTGGCTGTGGCTACATCGCTCGAATTACGCGCGCCAGACGCTTCCCCTCGACACGTCGTTTTTTTCCCGTATGGACACTCGAGAGAGGATTTTGGTGTGCGTCCAAAACTTGTTCTACGTCTCGAAAGCAGCAGCCTGCACATCTGTCGTGATCGATCACCGCTTACAAGCGTGTAGCCATTGCTTTACCTGTATAATTCAACAATGACCGAAGTAAATGGGACGATATGGGATCGATCGCTTATCGTTCTTCTACGTGCCCGATCATGTAATATTCTACTATCCTGGTTATCCAGATCCGATGGTTCGCTGATTAGAACCCGGACGTCCTGTTTGCTATTATATTTCACACGTAAATTGGAACACCCTGAAAATACGTTCAAAAGAAACTGGTCTACGGATGCTTCATGCTGTTTCATCATGCAACGTAATGTCTCCAGTTCTCGTTTCTATTAGCCAACGTCGGTCATTCGAAGAATGGTTACACAAGAGACGAAAGAGTGAAAAATCAGCTACGAAACACCTGCACCTTGCCGTGTAACTCGAACTTAACGAGCAGTTAAATATACACTCGGTAGCCTCTCACTCTCCAGTGGCCCACTTCCTTGCTTCGAGGGTAGTTCGCCTCGTCTCTGATGTTTTCTCGCGGAGAATCAACAGCACGTAACGAGTAACATTTGCGTTTTCAATTGATCTTAACAAATCTGTATCTCGTTTAAAGGATTCTTAAGCAATTATCAATTAATCCGATAGTACATAGTATTAATTCGATCTGCTAGTCGTATAGAGATAAAGTTACGAGTTCAACGAATCTCTATATAAGTGGTTGAACGGTATTCTATTCGAGTATCGATATAGAGACGAATAGAAAGTTTTGCAATGAACAGTAGGAGTTGCCAGTGAAAGGCGTCAGGATGAATAGCGTCGCGCTCACCTATGGTTTTGATGATTTCCAGATCGTCGATGTCGTATCGCGGCGAATCCTCCTGCGATCCCTCTTCGTCGGACGTCGTGTCCCCCGACATGCTTTATGAGCTACTGTTGTCGACGGTGTTCGGTGAAAGTTGCTGATTTATTTCCCTCTGCGCCCGATGGACACGTGGAAAGAAAGGAAGCGAGGTTCAACGATCCACTCGCGATATTATTAGATCGCGTGGCGACCGGTCGACCTCATATCTGCTTTTCGCAATTCTTTGTGACGGCTTCCAGTGTTCTTCGCCAAATTAACGAGCACGAAGTCCGAACACAGATGACACACAAAGCCGAGGAAGcgagaatttaattttcacgCGTGACAGGTGTGTAAATCGGATCACGAGCCGGGACAAACGCGAAAAAATGGaacgttttctttttaatttcacagGGAAAGGAAACACTAAAGGATGCACTGGTATATTTGTCACGCGTGCTGGCTGTCAACGACCCTCTTTTCTACAGTTCCTCGCTCGGAGCGGTGAAAATGTGTGCGTTGATTTCACAAGTGTCATTTATGGCGAGCATGTACCGCGAGCCGTGTtgatagaaagaaagagagggaaaaaGAGAACAGTGGTCCTGCACTTTCCTGGTTTCCTCTTCGTTAATGTATGCTGCCCGTTTTTACGTGGCCGCTTGACGTTTGTTGATTTAAACAGAGTGCACGTGTTGCGTGTGCCGTCACGATCGCAGCTCTGCCGCTTTAGAAGCGGTCATCCTTGATACTCTGTTGAAACACGGAAGGGAAATGCGATATCTATTCAGCGACGTCCTTGTACGTGTATTATCGACCGTTTTTGCACACTGTCTTCCTCTCCGATTCAATCATAACAGGTGACA is a window from the Bombus huntii isolate Logan2020A chromosome 6, iyBomHunt1.1, whole genome shotgun sequence genome containing:
- the LOC126866403 gene encoding sodium channel protein Nach-like isoform X2 — protein: MSKIFNNQNQNFLYLDTKHNDTILRQSIAKINVNVKSDLTKDVTESTKKEEKNPTPREVLTDYLESTSVHGLQYFGKTNIEVGVLGKILWAFTILTCFVCLSLMLMQFLRRYNENPTNTYIQTFDAPIFRAPFPAVTICPSIPIPLKKRLAILENSILPENVSRELALEMLNYGHLITHPYMNKEFKQMDKLKEFLDANKWSVARFVKTLINCEDMFESCWWSTERIDCTKSIKHSYSSYGLCCSFNYLLENYVGSQKGQPKPKPLSSADFGLWSGLKLVFNKEMFMITQDDMRSSTRVVNSNGMVVLIHHRMDYPGLNTNMYTLQVNHELEIAIKPELIQKPAGLQHRNKEKQLVPVCIAEDQNTLEYFSVYRYSNCYANCRVKAMIQLCGCLPFIYDNIAESYNISRCEIEHLPCIQRNTKLIGIVKDIQNENFTCSCRTPCENMNYDNSPNLISLTKASLPNTTDKGTAIKVYMYSQTFQMLLTLSAADETYLLASVGGIFSLFLGCSFLSVMEIVYFVYLYCRAIFAHKRHEVQTDHTTNEIFVNGRRRVY
- the LOC126866403 gene encoding sodium channel protein Nach-like isoform X1 yields the protein MSKIFNNQNQNFLYLDTKHNDTILRQSIAKINVNVKSDLTKDVTESTKKEEKNPTPREVLTDYLESTSVHGLQYFGKTNIEVGVLGKILWAFTILTCFVCTCHSFEVHHLKRYTRLNARLVSGLSLMLMQFLRRYNENPTNTYIQTFDAPIFRAPFPAVTICPSIPIPLKKRLAILENSILPENVSRELALEMLNYGHLITHPYMNKEFKQMDKLKEFLDANKWSVARFVKTLINCEDMFESCWWSTERIDCTKSIKHSYSSYGLCCSFNYLLENYVGSQKGQPKPKPLSSADFGLWSGLKLVFNKEMFMITQDDMRSSTRVVNSNGMVVLIHHRMDYPGLNTNMYTLQVNHELEIAIKPELIQKPAGLQHRNKEKQLVPVCIAEDQNTLEYFSVYRYSNCYANCRVKAMIQLCGCLPFIYDNIAESYNISRCEIEHLPCIQRNTKLIGIVKDIQNENFTCSCRTPCENMNYDNSPNLISLTKASLPNTTDKGTAIKVYMYSQTFQMLLTLSAADETYLLASVGGIFSLFLGCSFLSVMEIVYFVYLYCRAIFAHKRHEVQTDHTTNEIFVNGRRRVY
- the LOC126866418 gene encoding cAMP-dependent protein kinase catalytic subunit PRKX isoform X1, whose product is MSGDTTSDEEGSQEDSPRYDIDDLEIIKTIGTGTFGRVVLCRHQGTPLALKILSMVDVIRLKQVEHVRNEITVLKEVKHPFIVNMLWSGRDEARVYMLLEFVAGGELFSYLRAAGRFSGPTSCFYAAEIVCALEYLHTKHIVYRDLKPENLLLDSQGHLKITDFGFSKKLTDRTWTLCGTPEYLAPEIIQSKGHNKAVDWWALGVLIYEMLAGFPPFFDDNPFGIYEKILSGRIEWPKHMDPIAKDLIKKLLIADRTKRLGNMRQGADDVKRHRWFKLVEWPLVPQRALTPPIRPRVKAPGDPSCFDDYPETDWRSQPPLPPEQLALFQDF
- the LOC126866418 gene encoding cAMP-dependent protein kinase catalytic subunit PRKX isoform X2, encoding MHISERTGTFGRVVLCRHQGTPLALKILSMVDVIRLKQVEHVRNEITVLKEVKHPFIVNMLWSGRDEARVYMLLEFVAGGELFSYLRAAGRFSGPTSCFYAAEIVCALEYLHTKHIVYRDLKPENLLLDSQGHLKITDFGFSKKLTDRTWTLCGTPEYLAPEIIQSKGHNKAVDWWALGVLIYEMLAGFPPFFDDNPFGIYEKILSGRIEWPKHMDPIAKDLIKKLLIADRTKRLGNMRQGADDVKRHRWFKLVEWPLVPQRALTPPIRPRVKAPGDPSCFDDYPETDWRSQPPLPPEQLALFQDF
- the LOC126866418 gene encoding cAMP-dependent protein kinase catalytic subunit PRKX isoform X3, which translates into the protein MVDVIRLKQVEHVRNEITVLKEVKHPFIVNMLWSGRDEARVYMLLEFVAGGELFSYLRAAGRFSGPTSCFYAAEIVCALEYLHTKHIVYRDLKPENLLLDSQGHLKITDFGFSKKLTDRTWTLCGTPEYLAPEIIQSKGHNKAVDWWALGVLIYEMLAGFPPFFDDNPFGIYEKILSGRIEWPKHMDPIAKDLIKKLLIADRTKRLGNMRQGADDVKRHRWFKLVEWPLVPQRALTPPIRPRVKAPGDPSCFDDYPETDWRSQPPLPPEQLALFQDF